The Faecalibaculum rodentium genome segment TTTACTCAGCATCCTTTGCGGTCTTCAGCGCCTCTTCCAGGTCCAGGGTGCCCGCATAGAGGGACTTGCCTGTCACAGCGCCATACAGGCCCAGGTTCTTCAGGGACTCGATGTTTCCCAGGTCGCGCACGCCGCCGGAGGCCACGATGTCCAGGTTCACGGCTTTCTTCAGGTGGTCCAGCATTTCCAGGTTCGGTCCCGACAGGGTGCCGTCACGGGAGATGTCGGTGAAGATGATCGTCTTCACGCCCAGGCGTTCCAGCACGCGGGCAAACTCCGTGTAGTAGAGGTTGGAAGTCTGGGTCCAGCCGGTGGTGCACACATAGCCGTCCTTGCAGTCCAGGCCCACGACGATCCGGTCACCGTACTTGTTCACCGCGGAGCGCAGGAAGTTGGGATCGGAAATGGCCTTGGTGCCCAGGATCACGCGGTTCACGCCGTGCGTCAGGTAGTAGTCAATGTCTTCCATGGTGCGGATGCCGCCGCCTACTTCCACCGGCACGTCCACCGCATTGGCGACTTCGCAGATCAGCTCGCCGTTGATCCGGCCGCCGTCCTTGGCGCCGTTCAGGTCCACGAGGTGAATGTAGTCGGCGCCCTTTTCGGCAAAGCGTTTTGCGAGAGTCTTGACATCGGCACCGTCACCCACGCTTTCAGCTTTGGCGTAGTCGCCCTGGTACATGCGGACGGGGTTGCCGTTGAGGATATCGATTGCGGGTAAAATGATCATGATTGCATTTCCTTTCCAAAATATGACAGGATCTTCAGCCCTGTCTCGCCGCTCTTTTCCGGATGGAACTGACAGGCCAGCAGGCTGCCCTTTCCGGTCAGTCCCGGGATCGTGTATTTCCCGTGGCGGGAAACGCCCAGGATGGTGTCCGGATCCAGGTCACATCCGTAATAGGAGTGGTCGTAATACACATACGGGTGATCCCCCAGGATGTCCTTCAGGGGATGATCCGGCGCCACCTCCAGCTCGTTCCAGCCGATGTGCGGCACCCGGATGGCGGGGTCTTCCATCTTCTCGAAATGCCCCGGCATCAGGCCCAGGCACTGGACGCCGCCGTTTTCGGCGCTGTCTTCAAAGAAGGCCTGCATGCCCAGGCAGATCCCGAGCAGCGGTTTGGTCTGCGCCCTGAGCCACGAGTCCAGCCCGGCTTCCTTCAGCGCCTTCATGCAGTCCTGCATGGCCCCCACCCCTGGCAGGATGAGGCGGTCGCACTGGTCGAGGACCTGGCTGTCGCTGGAAATCACGTGGTCGAGCCCCAGGTGATCCAGGGCGTTTTCCACGCTGCGCAGGTTGCCCATGCCGTAGTCAATGATCCCGATCATTCCAGGACTCCCTTGGAGCTTGGCACCGCATTCCCTTCGATCTTGACCGCCGCCTTGAGGGCACGTCCCAGGGCCTTGAACACCGCTTCGATTTTGTGGTGGTCGTTGGTGCCGTAGCAAACATTGACATGCAGGGTGATTCCCGCATTGAAGGCGAAAGCCCGCAGGAATTCTTCCAGCATCTCGCAGGAGAACGTCCCGATGGAGTCCCTGCTCAGACTACAATTATAAACCAGATAGGGGCGTCCCGAAATGTCAAGGGTTACATTTGCGAGGGTTTCATCCATCGGCAGCTGAAAACTGCCGTAGCGGGCAATCCCCCGCCTGTCGCCCAGGACCTCGCGGAAGAGCTGACCCAGCACGATTCCGATGTCTTCAATGGTGTGGTGGTCGTCCACATCCAGGTCTCCGTCGGCCTTGACAATGAGCCCGAAGCCGGAGTGAAAGGCCAGCAGCTGCAGCATGTGGTCGAAGAATCCCACGCCGGTTGCCACGCTGCAGGTCCCGTCCGGATCATCCAGGTCCATCCAGCAGTAAATGTCGGTTTCCCCGGTCTGTCGTCTCAGTTCAGCATTGCGCATCAGTCTGTCCCCTTTCTTTCTGTCGGTGTCAGTTCCCGTATCGCTGCCAATACCTGGTCGTTTTCTTCCGGCAGGCCAATGGTGATCCGGATCTGGTCTTTGCCCGGCCAGGTGCGGACAATGATCCCGGCTTTCTCCAGCCCCTGTCCCAGGGCTTCCATGCCCTCGCCCTGCAGAAACAGGAAGTTCGCCCCCGAGGGCTGCACCGGCAGGTTCATGTCCTTCAGGGCTTCATAGAGCCTGTCACGCTCCGTGCAGATCCGGTCGATGCGGTCTTTCGCCGCATCCGCCATCTGCAGCAGGACCGTTCCCGCTGCCTGGGTGAAGGCATTCACGCCATAGGGCACTTTGTAGGGCCGGATGTTTCTCATGTTCCGGTCGGAGGTCACGAGAAATCCCAGCCGCAGGCCGGCTGCTCCCAGTGCCTTGGAGAGGGTGCGGGTCACGTAGAGGTTGTCCCAATCCTCGATTTCATCCAGCATGCTCTGGTCGCTGAAGTCCATGTAGGCTTCATCCACCACCACCGGGGTATCGGGCAGAGCTGCCAGGATCTGGCGGATCTGTTCTCTGGACAGGGTCAAGCCTGTGGGGTTGTTGGGGTTGGAAATCACCACCAGTCCGGCGTCCCGGCCTGCTGCGCTCAGCGCCTGGATGTCTCCCACGGGCACTTTGCGGATTTCGGCTTCCTGCATCGACGCATAGTAGTCGTACATGGAGAAATCCGGGTCCCAGGTGACAAGAGGCTTGTCCCGGCTGGTGAAGAGCCCGATCATGAGCCCGAGCATCGCATCCGAACCGTTGCCTGCGAGCACCTGTGACGGCTGCAGCCCGGCCCAGGCGGCATAGGCCTGATGCAGGGCGGTGCAGTCATCATCCGGGTACCGGTTGAAGGCCATGGCATCCAGCGCCTGATGGATCCGGTCCATCACCTCAGAACTGAAGCCTTCGCTGGCTTCATTGGCGTTGAGCAGCAGGCCGCCGGTCTGCCTCGCTTCGTAAAGTTCGATGTCCCGCATCACTGCGGCTCCTTTGCATCGGCTGCCGCCCGGGCTTTTTGATCATCGGCGGTGATTGACGGGGTGCGGATGGCCGCGGCTGTGGCGTGTGCCTGGAGGTGTTCAGCGGTTGCGAGGGTCTGGATCGCAGCGCTGTCCTGCTCGAGCTGTTCCTTCGTGTAGTGCAGGAAGCTGCTGCGCTTGACGAAGGCATCCACGCCCAGGGCGCTGGAGAACTTCGCGGTGCCCGAGGTGGGCAGGACGTGGTTGGTCCCGCCGTAGTAGTCGCCAATGGATTCACAGGTGTAGTAGCCCAGGAAGACACTTCCGGCGTGACGCACCTGGCCAAGCCAGTTCATGGGGTTTTCCACCATGAGTTCCAGATGTTCCGGGGCGATCTGGTTGGCAATCTCGAGGCACTGCTCCATGGACTCGCAGAGGATG includes the following:
- a CDS encoding pyridoxal phosphate-dependent aminotransferase, which codes for MRDIELYEARQTGGLLLNANEASEGFSSEVMDRIHQALDAMAFNRYPDDDCTALHQAYAAWAGLQPSQVLAGNGSDAMLGLMIGLFTSRDKPLVTWDPDFSMYDYYASMQEAEIRKVPVGDIQALSAAGRDAGLVVISNPNNPTGLTLSREQIRQILAALPDTPVVVDEAYMDFSDQSMLDEIEDWDNLYVTRTLSKALGAAGLRLGFLVTSDRNMRNIRPYKVPYGVNAFTQAAGTVLLQMADAAKDRIDRICTERDRLYEALKDMNLPVQPSGANFLFLQGEGMEALGQGLEKAGIIVRTWPGKDQIRITIGLPEENDQVLAAIRELTPTERKGTD
- the hisA gene encoding 1-(5-phosphoribosyl)-5-[(5-phosphoribosylamino)methylideneamino]imidazole-4-carboxamide isomerase is translated as MIILPAIDILNGNPVRMYQGDYAKAESVGDGADVKTLAKRFAEKGADYIHLVDLNGAKDGGRINGELICEVANAVDVPVEVGGGIRTMEDIDYYLTHGVNRVILGTKAISDPNFLRSAVNKYGDRIVVGLDCKDGYVCTTGWTQTSNLYYTEFARVLERLGVKTIIFTDISRDGTLSGPNLEMLDHLKKAVNLDIVASGGVRDLGNIESLKNLGLYGAVTGKSLYAGTLDLEEALKTAKDAE
- the hisH gene encoding imidazole glycerol phosphate synthase subunit HisH gives rise to the protein MIGIIDYGMGNLRSVENALDHLGLDHVISSDSQVLDQCDRLILPGVGAMQDCMKALKEAGLDSWLRAQTKPLLGICLGMQAFFEDSAENGGVQCLGLMPGHFEKMEDPAIRVPHIGWNELEVAPDHPLKDILGDHPYVYYDHSYYGCDLDPDTILGVSRHGKYTIPGLTGKGSLLACQFHPEKSGETGLKILSYFGKEMQS
- the hisB gene encoding imidazoleglycerol-phosphate dehydratase HisB, whose amino-acid sequence is MRNAELRRQTGETDIYCWMDLDDPDGTCSVATGVGFFDHMLQLLAFHSGFGLIVKADGDLDVDDHHTIEDIGIVLGQLFREVLGDRRGIARYGSFQLPMDETLANVTLDISGRPYLVYNCSLSRDSIGTFSCEMLEEFLRAFAFNAGITLHVNVCYGTNDHHKIEAVFKALGRALKAAVKIEGNAVPSSKGVLE